A region of Nostoc sp. 'Peltigera membranacea cyanobiont' N6 DNA encodes the following proteins:
- a CDS encoding ABC transporter ATP-binding protein codes for MSQVILENVYKSFSARKGEGVSSQTQSSLMSEDKTDVAPERAGSVNVLRRINLTIADGEFMVLVGPSGCGKSTLLRLIAGLETMTGGNIWVGDRLINDLPPKERDIAMVFQNYALYPHMTVYDNIAFGLRRRGSRGAGEAGEAGGENTSSSQYLQAWAENLFVGATRKLPKGLRYISDKERAVNEQVRSVARLLQIETLLNRLPKQLSGGQRQRVALGRAIARDPQVFLMDEPLSNLDAKLRAETRAQIVKLQRQLGTTTIYVTHDQTEAMTMGDRIAIMSEGKIQQVASPLELYNRPANLFVAEFIGSPPMNFIPVEFHAPQLITHSQLRFTLPEVWAKALQKYDGKTLILGIRPEHLNLSMPATKNLPVQVDLVENLGNDSFLAVKIAEPGFQPPTTANSLQVRIPPDRFVKPGEQLWLSLTPEKIHFFDPETELAIFA; via the coding sequence GTGTCCCAAGTTATTTTAGAAAACGTTTATAAAAGTTTTTCCGCGCGGAAAGGGGAGGGTGTAAGTTCACAAACCCAATCTTCCCTCATGTCTGAGGATAAAACTGATGTAGCGCCAGAACGTGCGGGAAGTGTTAATGTCTTGCGACGGATTAACCTGACGATCGCAGATGGCGAATTTATGGTGCTGGTAGGCCCTTCTGGTTGTGGTAAAAGCACTCTGCTGAGATTAATCGCTGGGTTAGAAACGATGACTGGCGGTAATATCTGGGTAGGCGATCGCTTGATCAATGACCTACCACCCAAGGAACGCGACATCGCAATGGTGTTTCAAAATTACGCCCTCTATCCTCACATGACGGTGTATGACAACATCGCCTTTGGGTTACGGCGTAGGGGAAGCAGGGGAGCAGGGGAAGCAGGGGAAGCAGGGGGAGAAAATACTTCCTCGTCTCAATATCTTCAGGCGTGGGCGGAAAATCTTTTTGTGGGGGCGACCAGAAAGTTACCTAAAGGACTGCGCTACATTTCTGACAAAGAACGGGCAGTGAATGAACAGGTGCGTAGTGTTGCTCGACTGTTACAAATTGAAACATTGCTGAATCGCTTACCCAAACAGCTATCTGGGGGACAAAGACAACGGGTTGCATTGGGACGAGCGATCGCGCGTGACCCCCAAGTATTCTTAATGGATGAACCGCTTTCTAATTTAGATGCCAAACTGCGGGCGGAAACCCGCGCTCAAATTGTGAAATTGCAGCGCCAACTAGGGACAACGACAATTTACGTCACCCACGATCAAACCGAAGCGATGACAATGGGCGATCGCATTGCAATTATGTCTGAGGGTAAAATTCAACAAGTTGCTTCTCCTCTAGAACTTTACAACCGTCCTGCCAACCTTTTTGTCGCAGAGTTCATTGGTTCACCACCGATGAATTTTATTCCCGTAGAATTTCATGCCCCGCAGTTGATTACTCATTCCCAGTTGCGTTTCACTCTCCCAGAAGTTTGGGCAAAAGCCTTACAAAAATACGATGGGAAAACTTTAATTTTAGGCATTCGTCCAGAACACTTAAACTTGAGTATGCCTGCCACTAAAAATTTACCAGTACAAGTGGATTTGGTAGAGAATCTCGGCAATGATTCCTTTCTTGCCGTTAAGATTGCCGAACCAGGATTTCAACCTCCCACTACAGCTAATTCTCTACAAGTGCGAATCCCACCAGACCGATTTGTAAAACCTGGTGAGCAACTTTGGTTATCCCTAACTCCAGAGAAAATTCACTTTTTTGACCCGGAAACTGAATTAGCAATATTTGCCTAA
- a CDS encoding FAD-dependent oxidoreductase, producing MTTDIPKNLSQDPSVNPIHDIVDVQTTDCCIVGGGPAGAVLALLLARQGISVMLLETHKDFDRDFRGDTIHPSVMEIMEELGLSKALLELPHAKMRQIRFQTPEDTVTLADFSHLKTRYPYITMLPQVKFLEFITQEAQKYPSFHLVMGANVQELIAENGEIQGVRYRGGGGWHEVRAMLTVGADGRHSRLRHLGEFESIETSPPMDILWFRLPRQPEDAEGGMGRFGQGKIIAMLDRGDEWQVADVIPKGGYQQLRAAGLEELKKSVVEVVPEFQQRIENLHDWSQIAFLSVESSRVKRWYRPGLLLIGDAAHIMSPVGGVGINYAIQDAVVAANVLSKPLKNRKVQLSDLAKVQRQRELPTRIIQAFQTFIQKRVFAPVLTSNSTFVPPAFLRFPILRDLPARLIAFGVFPSHVKT from the coding sequence ATGACTACCGATATACCTAAAAATCTTTCCCAAGATCCAAGCGTTAATCCTATCCATGACATTGTAGACGTACAAACCACAGATTGCTGCATTGTGGGTGGAGGACCAGCCGGAGCAGTTTTGGCGCTGTTATTAGCGCGTCAAGGCATTTCGGTGATGCTGCTGGAAACACACAAAGACTTCGATCGCGACTTTCGCGGTGATACGATTCATCCATCGGTGATGGAAATTATGGAAGAATTGGGACTTAGTAAAGCTTTGCTAGAACTCCCCCATGCAAAAATGCGCCAAATTAGGTTTCAAACTCCTGAAGATACTGTCACATTGGCAGATTTTAGTCACCTAAAAACCCGCTATCCCTACATTACAATGCTTCCCCAGGTGAAATTTCTGGAGTTCATCACCCAAGAAGCCCAAAAATATCCTAGCTTCCATCTGGTAATGGGTGCGAATGTGCAGGAATTAATTGCCGAAAATGGCGAAATTCAAGGTGTCCGCTATCGGGGAGGTGGTGGTTGGCATGAAGTTCGGGCAATGCTGACGGTGGGTGCAGACGGTCGCCACTCACGTTTGCGCCACCTGGGTGAGTTTGAATCCATCGAAACCTCGCCGCCAATGGATATCCTTTGGTTTCGCCTACCGCGTCAGCCAGAAGACGCAGAAGGGGGAATGGGGCGCTTTGGTCAAGGTAAAATCATCGCCATGCTTGACCGTGGCGATGAGTGGCAAGTTGCCGATGTCATCCCCAAGGGAGGCTATCAACAACTGCGGGCTGCGGGTTTGGAGGAATTAAAAAAATCTGTTGTGGAAGTAGTACCAGAATTCCAGCAACGCATCGAAAATTTACATGATTGGTCACAAATAGCTTTTCTCTCGGTCGAATCTAGCCGCGTCAAACGCTGGTATCGTCCAGGACTATTACTCATCGGTGATGCGGCTCATATAATGTCCCCTGTGGGTGGTGTTGGCATTAATTACGCGATTCAAGATGCTGTAGTTGCGGCGAATGTACTCAGCAAACCGCTTAAGAACCGAAAAGTACAACTTAGCGACCTAGCAAAAGTACAACGTCAGCGCGAGTTGCCCACACGCATCATTCAGGCGTTTCAAACTTTTATCCAAAAACGGGTATTTGCCCCGGTTCTCACCTCAAATAGCACCTTTGTACCACCTGCATTTTTGCGCTTCCCCATTTTGCGCGACTTACCAGCTAGGTTGATCGCCTTCGGTGTTTTTCCCTCTCATGTCAAGACTTAA
- a CDS encoding single-stranded DNA-binding protein, with protein MNSCVLMAEIINEPQLRYTADNLGVTEMLVQFPNSLKPEDPPATLKVVGWGNLATEIQQNYHQGDRVILVGRLGMNTVPMEGFKEKRAELTVQQIQPVGGSFNTDPLPSATVNQSFAETTPRQASSASRPPQKEVNTYESPRPAPTPAANPVGVAPQTTSYEPVPQPTNYERTTYPAVKEEEPDPDDIPF; from the coding sequence ATGAACAGCTGCGTTTTGATGGCGGAAATTATTAACGAGCCGCAACTCCGCTATACAGCCGATAACTTGGGAGTTACGGAAATGCTGGTGCAGTTTCCCAATTCCTTGAAACCAGAAGATCCGCCAGCTACCCTGAAAGTTGTCGGGTGGGGGAATTTAGCGACAGAAATTCAGCAAAACTACCACCAAGGCGATCGCGTCATCCTGGTAGGGCGTTTAGGTATGAATACTGTTCCGATGGAAGGTTTTAAAGAAAAACGTGCTGAATTGACGGTGCAACAGATTCAACCTGTTGGAGGTAGTTTTAATACAGATCCATTACCTTCTGCAACCGTAAATCAATCATTTGCTGAAACTACTCCCCGACAAGCATCTTCAGCATCTCGTCCTCCACAAAAAGAAGTTAACACTTACGAGTCACCACGTCCAGCGCCTACCCCGGCTGCAAATCCTGTTGGTGTTGCTCCCCAAACGACAAGTTACGAACCCGTACCTCAACCGACAAATTATGAGCGAACCACTTATCCAGCAGTGAAAGAGGAAGAACCAGATCCAGATGATATTCCCTTCTAA
- a CDS encoding formylglycine-generating enzyme family protein has translation MVSIAGGKFKMGAHQDESESLEDERPQHIVTLNPFYMGKYPITQAQWKVIAKLPKIKRCLKLEPSCFKGDNLPVERVIPVLYEGAPNYMRNEPQRMQRAQRKK, from the coding sequence ATGGTTTCTATTGCTGGTGGTAAATTTAAAATGGGCGCACATCAAGATGAATCTGAATCACTTGAAGATGAACGTCCCCAGCACATAGTAACTTTAAATCCCTTTTACATGGGGAAATATCCTATTACTCAAGCCCAGTGGAAAGTTATTGCAAAGCTTCCAAAAATTAAGCGCTGTCTAAAACTAGAACCATCTTGTTTTAAAGGAGATAACTTACCTGTAGAAAGAGTTATACCAGTTCTGTATGAAGGTGCGCCGAACTATATGAGGAACGAACCGCAAAGGATGCAAAGGGCACAAAGAAAGAAATAA
- a CDS encoding trifunctional serine/threonine-protein kinase/ATP-binding protein/sensor histidine kinase, whose amino-acid sequence MVENRVDVPGYGIGERIYTSTRTLVYRGWREADQTPVVIKLLKSSYPSLIELAQFRNQYTIAKILNVLGVVRIYSLESYQNRPALILEDFGGISLKEYSASWRQGFRNLGSQKNLSHPCPHFLSEFLQIAIALADILADLYHHEIIHKDIKPANILINPITKQIKLIDFSIASLLPRVNQLSTSPTVLEGTLAYLSPEQTGRMNRGIDYRTDFYSLGVTFYELLTGQLPFQSDDFMELVHCHIAKQPPLLRDREDIPQILCDIVMKLMAKNAEDRYQSALGLKHDLQMCLEQLQESGNIIPFQLGYRDVCDRFTIPEKLYGRELEVLMMLATFERVRQGNSEMILVAGSSGIGKTAIVNEVHKPITRQCGYFIKGKFDQFNRNIPFFALVQAFRDLMTQLLTESDAQIDQWKTQILSTLGESGQVIIEVIPELERIIGKQPSVPELSGTAVQSRFNLLFQKFIQVFTTQEHPLVIFLDDLQWADSASLKLMHLLMSEASKSYLLVIGAYRDNEVSSAHPLMLTIEEMRQEGIKVSSIVLAALTQTDLNQLIADTLKYSTEQATAIANLVYQKTKGNPFFTNQFLKSLHEDGLISFASRTGDWQCNLAQIRALSFTEDIVEFVALQLQKLPQQTLDVLKLAACVGNQFDLETLAVVYEKSPAQTAADLWPALKDGLILPNGEGYTFFQDESVVMDDLTNDNGSITITYKFLHDRVQQAAHSLIPADRKSATHLKIGQLLLSNTPETEQELLIFEIVNQLNIGIELIASQSDRDRLAQLNLLAGKKAKSSTAYQVAIEYLTAGIRLLRCDCWQSQYELALTLHELAADAAYLSGEYEQMEQLAQTAIQETKTPLDRVSIYETKIQAYTAKNDVLGAIAIARQGMSQFGVIFPETPTLQDIQQALQETATLINGRDIAELVDLPLMVAADKLAVTRIVANVAPAVYIAEPNLFPLLILSQVQASIESGNAPFSAFCYACYGILLSGILQDIETADRVGNLALALTEKFNISDIKPTVFYVVGAFITYLKSPLKKSLQLMQEGYKIALETGNIYYVGFNTKDICQYSYFLGRELNSLEQEIQAYTRVLENFKQVTTLNYCRIFWQTVLNLQGLAENPCIMTGEALNETEFVTQLVQANELTGLHYFFLHKLILCYLFENLSQAVEIAAQAREYLVAGTGYATVPIFYFYDSLTALAEYSIATASRQKTLLERVTENQGKMQIWAHHAPMNYLHKFELVKAEECRVLGLMAQAVDLYDRAIAGAKINRYVQEEALANELAARFYLEWNKEAIAQIYLENAYYTYLSWGAIAKVNQLEKQYSQLLLKVFEQDETGSSTLTTTIGFSQSSSSGTEALDLATVMKASHALAGEIELEKLLTTLMQVVIENAGADKSILLLLQEDNWVIAAQKTSQAIGEEEQFLLPRATPTGENLGIINLHPLPLSDSQNIPKTVVNYVSRTSDTLVLDDARRETTFANDPYIIQWQPKSLLCTPIHNRGQIVGILYLENSLTTGAFTQNRLEVLRLLTAQAAISLQNAMLYNNLAVAKAQLEDYNHTLEQKVEQRTLELNDKNQHLSETLEQLQHTQSQLIQTEKMSSLGQMVAGVAHEINNPINFIYGNLTYTNEYCQDLLHLIERYQHYYPQPFVEIQEELEAIDLNFLKSDLQKLLQSMKVGTDRIRQIVLSLRNFSRLDEAEMKSVNLHEGIDSTLLILHHRLENKTHRPAINVIKEYAQLPEVTCYASQLNQVFMNILSNAIDALDLSFTTEHRQTKIPTIKIRTKMADANTITIQIADNGLGISEEVKQRLFDPFFTTKPIGTGTGLGLSISHSIIEKHGGKLSIISEPGNGAEFSLSIPLNC is encoded by the coding sequence ATGGTAGAAAATCGAGTCGATGTTCCCGGCTATGGGATTGGTGAAAGAATTTACACCAGCACTCGCACCCTGGTTTACCGAGGTTGGCGAGAGGCGGATCAAACTCCTGTTGTCATCAAACTTCTTAAAAGTTCTTATCCCAGTCTGATTGAGTTGGCTCAATTCAGGAATCAGTATACAATTGCGAAAATCTTAAATGTTCTTGGGGTTGTTCGGATCTATAGTCTGGAGAGTTATCAAAATCGACCCGCCCTGATTTTAGAAGACTTTGGTGGAATTTCTTTGAAGGAGTATTCTGCCTCTTGGAGACAGGGATTCAGAAATTTAGGAAGTCAGAAAAACCTCTCACACCCCTGTCCTCACTTTTTGAGCGAGTTTCTCCAGATTGCGATCGCACTTGCTGATATTCTCGCCGATCTCTACCATCACGAAATCATCCACAAGGATATCAAACCCGCCAATATCCTGATAAACCCTATCACAAAGCAGATTAAACTCATTGACTTTAGCATTGCTTCCCTGCTACCAAGAGTTAATCAACTTTCAACCAGCCCGACTGTTTTAGAAGGAACCCTGGCCTATCTCTCCCCCGAACAAACTGGGCGAATGAACCGGGGGATTGATTACCGCACGGACTTCTATTCTCTCGGAGTCACTTTCTATGAACTCTTAACAGGGCAATTGCCATTTCAATCCGATGATTTTATGGAATTGGTGCATTGTCATATAGCGAAACAACCACCACTTTTAAGGGATAGAGAAGATATTCCCCAAATTCTTTGTGATATCGTCATGAAACTGATGGCGAAAAATGCTGAAGACCGCTATCAGAGTGCATTAGGGCTAAAGCACGATCTGCAAATGTGTTTAGAGCAATTGCAAGAAAGTGGGAATATTATCCCATTTCAGCTAGGGTACAGGGACGTTTGCGATCGCTTTACGATTCCCGAAAAACTCTACGGCCGGGAACTAGAAGTCTTAATGATGCTAGCAACCTTTGAGCGGGTGCGCCAGGGAAATTCTGAAATGATCCTTGTAGCAGGTTCCTCTGGCATTGGGAAAACGGCAATTGTCAACGAAGTTCACAAACCAATCACCCGTCAGTGTGGATACTTTATCAAGGGCAAATTCGATCAATTTAATCGTAATATTCCCTTTTTTGCTTTGGTGCAAGCCTTTCGGGACTTAATGACACAACTGCTGACAGAAAGTGATGCTCAAATTGACCAGTGGAAGACTCAAATTTTATCTACATTGGGTGAAAGTGGTCAAGTGATTATTGAGGTGATTCCAGAACTCGAACGAATCATTGGGAAACAGCCCTCCGTCCCAGAATTATCAGGTACTGCTGTTCAAAGCCGCTTCAATTTGCTGTTTCAGAAATTCATTCAAGTTTTCACAACCCAAGAGCATCCCCTCGTTATTTTCCTTGATGATTTACAATGGGCAGACTCGGCTTCCTTAAAACTGATGCACCTGCTGATGAGTGAAGCCAGCAAATCTTATTTGCTAGTGATTGGAGCATATCGAGATAATGAGGTTTCTTCTGCACATCCCTTGATGTTGACCATTGAGGAAATGCGTCAAGAAGGGATTAAAGTTAGTAGTATTGTCCTTGCTGCCCTCACCCAAACCGACCTGAATCAACTGATTGCAGATACCCTCAAATATTCAACAGAACAAGCAACTGCGATCGCTAATCTGGTCTATCAAAAGACCAAAGGTAATCCATTTTTCACTAACCAGTTTCTCAAATCGCTGCATGAAGATGGGCTGATTAGCTTTGCCAGCAGAACAGGTGATTGGCAGTGCAATCTTGCTCAAATCCGGGCGCTATCTTTTACAGAAGATATTGTGGAGTTTGTGGCGCTGCAACTCCAAAAATTACCACAGCAGACTCTGGATGTTCTCAAACTGGCTGCTTGTGTCGGCAATCAGTTTGATTTAGAAACTCTAGCGGTTGTCTATGAAAAATCTCCAGCCCAAACCGCAGCAGATTTGTGGCCAGCCCTCAAAGATGGATTAATTTTGCCCAATGGCGAAGGTTATACATTCTTTCAGGATGAGTCTGTTGTCATGGATGATTTGACAAATGACAACGGATCGATAACTATTACCTACAAATTTCTTCACGATCGCGTTCAACAAGCTGCTCATTCACTAATTCCGGCGGATCGGAAATCAGCAACGCACCTCAAGATTGGTCAATTACTGTTGAGCAATACCCCAGAAACTGAGCAAGAATTGCTGATTTTTGAAATTGTCAACCAGTTGAATATTGGCATAGAACTAATCGCATCTCAAAGCGATCGCGATCGACTCGCACAACTCAATCTGCTAGCAGGAAAGAAAGCCAAGTCTTCCACAGCTTACCAAGTAGCAATTGAGTATTTAACTGCGGGGATTCGTTTATTGAGATGCGACTGTTGGCAAAGTCAGTATGAATTGGCTTTGACACTGCACGAATTAGCCGCCGATGCTGCTTATCTCAGTGGCGAGTATGAACAGATGGAACAATTGGCTCAAACAGCGATCCAGGAAACCAAAACGCCCCTAGATCGAGTCAGCATTTACGAAACCAAAATCCAGGCGTATACAGCTAAAAATGATGTGTTGGGAGCGATCGCGATCGCTCGTCAGGGAATGAGTCAGTTCGGTGTGATTTTCCCAGAAACACCCACCCTGCAAGATATTCAGCAAGCCCTCCAAGAAACTGCTACCCTGATTAACGGTCGTGATATTGCAGAATTGGTTGACTTACCTCTGATGGTAGCCGCAGATAAGCTAGCAGTTACCCGAATTGTGGCAAATGTTGCTCCAGCCGTTTACATTGCCGAGCCAAATTTGTTTCCACTACTCATCTTATCTCAAGTCCAAGCATCTATTGAGTCCGGCAATGCTCCATTTTCTGCCTTTTGTTATGCCTGTTATGGAATTTTGTTGAGCGGAATTCTTCAGGATATTGAAACAGCCGATCGAGTTGGCAACCTTGCCTTGGCACTAACTGAAAAATTTAATATTAGCGACATCAAACCCACGGTATTTTATGTTGTAGGTGCTTTCATTACTTATTTGAAGTCTCCTTTGAAAAAATCTTTGCAGCTGATGCAGGAGGGTTACAAGATTGCCTTGGAAACTGGAAATATATACTACGTAGGCTTCAACACCAAAGACATCTGCCAGTATTCCTATTTCTTGGGTCGAGAGTTGAACTCGTTAGAGCAAGAGATTCAGGCTTACACTCGTGTTTTGGAAAATTTTAAGCAAGTCACAACCCTCAACTACTGCCGCATCTTTTGGCAAACAGTTTTGAATTTGCAAGGGCTTGCTGAGAATCCCTGTATTATGACAGGTGAGGCACTGAACGAAACAGAATTTGTGACTCAACTGGTTCAAGCCAATGAATTGACTGGACTTCACTATTTTTTTCTCCACAAATTGATTCTCTGTTATCTGTTTGAAAATCTCTCTCAAGCAGTGGAAATAGCTGCTCAAGCTAGAGAATATCTCGTTGCGGGCACGGGCTATGCCACTGTGCCGATATTTTATTTTTATGATTCCCTGACGGCTTTAGCAGAGTATTCTATAGCTACGGCCTCTCGCCAAAAAACATTATTGGAACGGGTGACAGAAAACCAAGGAAAAATGCAGATATGGGCGCACCACGCACCGATGAATTATTTGCACAAATTTGAACTGGTGAAAGCCGAAGAATGCCGAGTGTTGGGACTTATGGCGCAGGCAGTGGATCTTTACGATCGCGCCATCGCTGGGGCAAAAATCAATAGATACGTTCAGGAAGAAGCCCTGGCCAATGAACTGGCAGCCCGATTTTATTTAGAATGGAACAAAGAAGCGATCGCTCAAATTTACTTAGAAAATGCCTATTACACTTACCTTAGTTGGGGAGCGATCGCTAAAGTTAACCAGTTAGAAAAGCAATATTCTCAATTATTGCTTAAGGTTTTTGAGCAAGATGAAACTGGTTCTTCAACCCTCACCACTACCATCGGATTCAGCCAGAGTAGTTCTAGTGGGACTGAAGCGTTAGATTTAGCAACGGTAATGAAAGCCTCTCATGCACTGGCTGGAGAAATTGAGTTAGAAAAGCTGTTGACAACCCTGATGCAGGTTGTAATCGAAAATGCCGGGGCTGACAAATCAATCCTCCTGCTGCTTCAAGAGGATAATTGGGTAATTGCAGCTCAAAAAACCAGCCAAGCGATCGGCGAAGAGGAGCAATTTCTTCTACCACGGGCTACGCCTACGGGTGAAAACCTGGGGATAATAAACCTGCATCCCCTTCCTCTTTCAGACAGTCAGAATATTCCCAAAACGGTTGTGAACTATGTCTCGCGTACCTCCGATACCTTAGTGCTAGATGATGCCCGCAGAGAAACCACCTTCGCCAACGATCCCTACATCATTCAATGGCAACCCAAAAGCTTGCTATGTACGCCTATTCACAATCGCGGCCAGATCGTCGGCATCCTTTACCTAGAAAACAGTTTGACGACTGGAGCCTTTACCCAAAACCGTCTTGAGGTTTTGCGGTTGCTCACAGCACAAGCTGCCATCTCGTTGCAAAATGCTATGTTGTATAACAATCTAGCCGTAGCCAAAGCCCAACTAGAGGACTACAACCATACCTTGGAGCAAAAGGTAGAGCAGAGAACTCTGGAGTTGAATGATAAAAATCAGCATCTCTCGGAAACTTTAGAACAACTGCAACATACACAAAGCCAACTGATTCAAACTGAAAAAATGTCTTCATTGGGACAAATGGTTGCAGGTGTTGCCCACGAAATTAACAACCCGATTAACTTTATCTATGGCAACCTCACCTATACCAATGAATATTGTCAAGATTTGCTGCACCTGATTGAGCGGTATCAGCACTACTATCCTCAACCATTTGTTGAGATTCAAGAAGAACTAGAAGCAATAGATTTAAACTTTCTTAAATCCGACTTACAAAAATTGCTGCAATCAATGAAAGTAGGGACAGATCGCATCCGTCAAATTGTCCTTTCTCTCCGCAATTTCTCGCGACTGGATGAGGCTGAAATGAAAAGTGTCAATCTTCATGAAGGCATCGACAGCACTTTGTTAATTTTACACCACCGTCTAGAAAATAAAACCCACCGCCCTGCAATCAATGTAATTAAGGAATATGCACAGTTACCAGAGGTCACTTGCTACGCCAGTCAGCTCAATCAAGTATTTATGAATATTCTGAGCAATGCTATTGATGCATTGGATTTATCATTCACAACTGAACATAGACAAACCAAAATCCCCACCATCAAAATTCGTACCAAAATGGCTGATGCTAACACAATAACTATTCAAATTGCAGATAATGGTCTCGGCATATCTGAGGAGGTAAAACAGCGACTATTTGATCCATTTTTCACAACAAAACCTATTGGTACAGGAACAGGCTTAGGATTATCAATTAGCCACTCTATTATAGAAAAACATGGAGGAAAATTAAGTATTATATCAGAGCCAGGAAATGGAGCAGAGTTTTCTCTCTCTATCCCCTTAAATTGCTAA